Proteins encoded within one genomic window of Macaca fascicularis isolate 582-1 chromosome 16, T2T-MFA8v1.1:
- the MINK1 gene encoding misshapen-like kinase 1 isoform X26 yields MLKKYSHHRNIATYYGAFIKKSPPGNDDQLWLVMEFCGAGSVTDLVKNTKGNALKEDCIAYICREILRGLAHLHAHKVIHRDIKGQNVLLTENAEVKLVDFGVSAQLDRTVGRRNTFIGTPYWMAPEVIACDENPDATYDYRSDIWSLGITAIEMAEGAPPLCDMHPMRALFLIPRNPPPRLKSKKWSKKFIDFIDTCLIKTYLSRPPTEQLLKFPFIRDQPTERQVRIQLKDHIDRSRKKRGEKEETEYEYSGSEEEDDSHGEEGEPSSIMNVPGESTLRREFLRLQQENKSNSEALKQQQQLQQQQQRDPEAHIKHLLHQRQRRIEEQKEERRRVEEQQRREREQRKLQEKEQQRRLEDMQVLRREEERRQAEREQEYIRHRLEEEQRQLEILQQQLLQEQALLLEYKRKQLEEQRQSERLQRQLQQEHAYLKSLQQQQQQQQLQKQQQQQLLPGDRKPLYHYGRGMNPADKPAWAREVEERTRMNKQQNSPLAKSKPSSTGPEPSIPQASPGPAGPLSQTPPMQRPVEPQEGPHKSLVAHRVPLKPYAAPVPRSQSLQDQPTRNLAAFPASHDPDPAIPAPTATPSARGAVIRQNSDPTSEGPGPSPNPPAWVRPDNEAPPKVPQRTSSIATALNTSGAGGSRPAQAVRARPRSNSAWQIYLQRRAERGTPKPPGPPAQPPGPPNASSNPDLRRSDPGWERSDSVLPASHGHLPQAGSLERNRVGASSKLDSSPVLSPGNKAKPDDHRSRPGRPASYKRAIGEDFVLLKERTLDEAPRPPKKAMDYSSSSEEVESSEDDEEEGEGGPSEGSRDTPGGRSDGDTDSVSTMVVHDVEEITGTQPPYGGGTMVVQRTPEEERNLLHADSNGYTNLPDVVQPSHSPTENSKGQSPPSKDGSSDYQSRGLVKAPGKSSFTMFVDLGIYQPGGSGDTIPITALVGGEGTRLDQLQYDVRKGSVVNVNPTNTRAHSETPEIRKYKKRFNSEILCAALWGVNLLVGTENGLMLLDRSGQGKVYGLIGRRRFQQMDVLEGLNLLITISGKRNKLRVYYLSWLRNKILHNDPEVEKKQGWTTVGDMEGCGHYRVVKYERIKFLVIALKSSVEVYAWAPKPYHKFMAFKSFADLPHRPLLVDLTVEEGQRLKVIYGSSAGFHAVDVDSGNSYDIYIPVHIQSQITPHAIIFLPNTDGMEMLLCYEDEGVYVNTYGRIIKDVVLQWGEMPTSVAYICSNQIMGWGEKAIEIRSVETGHLDGVFMHKRAQRLKFLCERNDKVFFASVRSGGSSQVYFMTLNRNCIMNW; encoded by the exons ATGCTGAAAAAATACTCTCATCACCGCAACATTGCCACCTACTATGGAGCCTTCATCAAGAAGAGCCCCCCGGGAAACGATGACCAGCTCTGG CTGGTGATGGAGTTCTGTGGTGCTGGTTCAGTGACTGACCTGGTGAAGAACACGAAAGGAAACGCCCTGAAGGAGGACTGTATCGCCTACATCTGCAGGGAGATCCTCAGG GGTCTGGCCCATCTCCATGCCCACAAGGTCATCCATCGAGACATCAAGGGGCAGAATGTGCTGCTGACAGAGAATGCTGAGGTCAAGCTAG TGGATTTTGGGGTGAGTGCTCAGCTGGACCGCACCGTGGGCAGACGGAACACTTTCATTGGGACTCCCTACTGGATGGCTCCAGAGGTCATCGCCTGTGATGAGAACCCCGATGCCACCTACGATTACAGG AGTGACATTTGGTCTCTAGGAATCACAGCCATCGAGATGGCAGAGGGAGCCCCCC CTCTGTGTGACATGCACCCCATGCGGGCCCTCTTCCTCATTCCTCGGAACCCTCCGCCCAGACTCAAGTCCAAGAAGTG GTCTAAGAAGTTCATTGACTTCATTGACACATGTCTCATCAAGACTTACCTGAGCCGCCCACCCACGGAGCAGCTGCTGAAGTTTCCCTTCATCCGGGACCAGCCCACGGAGCGGCAGGTCCGCATCCAGCTTAAGGACCACATTGACCGATCCCGGAAGAAGCGGGGTGAGAAAG AGGAGACAGAATATGAGTACAGCGGCAGCGAGGAGGAAGACGACAGCCATGGAGAGGAAGGAGAGCCAAG CTCCATCATGAACGTGCCTGGAGAGTCGACTCTACGCCGGGAATTTCTCCGCCTCCAGCAGGAAAATAAGAGCAACTCAGAGGCTttaaaacagcagcagcagctgcagcagcagcagcagcgagACCCCGAGGCACACATCAAACACCTGCTGCACCAGCGGCAGAGGCGCATAGAGGAGCAGAAGGAGGAGCGGCGCCGCGTGGAGGAG CAACAGCGGCGGGAGCGGGAGCAGCGGAAGCTGCAGGAGAAGGAGCAGCAGCGGCGGCTGGAGGACATGCAGGTTCTGCGGCGGGAGGAGGAGCGGCGGCAGGCGGAGCGCGAGCAG GAATATATTCGTCACAGGCTAGAGGAGGAGCAGCGACAGCTCGAGATCCTTCAGCAACAGCTGCTCCAGGAACAGGCCCTGCTGCTG GAATACAAGCGGAAGCAGCTGGAGGAGCAGCGGCAGTCAGAGCGTCTCCAGAGGcagctgcagcaggagcatgCCTACCTCAAGTCcctgcagcagcagcaacagcagcagcagcttcagaaacagcagcagcagcagctcctgcCCGGGGACAGGAAGCCCCTGTACCATTATGGTCGGGGCATGAATCCCGCTGACAAACCAGCCTGGGCCCGAGAG GTAGAAGAGAGAACAAGGATGAACAAGCAGCAGAACTCTCCCTTGGCCAAGAGCAAGCCAAGCAGCACGGGGCCTGAGCCCTCCATCCCCCAGGCCTCCCCCGGGCCTGCAGGACCCCTTTCCCAGACTCCTCCTATGCAGAGGCCGGTGGAGCCCCAGGAGGGACCGCACAAG AGCCTGGTGGCGCACCGGGTCCCACTGAAGCCATATGCAGCACCTGTGCCCCGATCCCAGTCCCTGCAGGACCAGCCCACCCGAAACCTGGCTGCCTTCCCAGCCTCCCATGACCCCGACCCTGCCATCCCTGCACCCACTGCCACGCCCAGTGCCCGAGGAGCTGTCATCCGCCAGAATTCAGACCCCACCTCTGAAGGACCTGGCCCCAGCCCGAACCCCCCAGCCTGGGTCCGCCCAGATAACGAGGCCCCACCCAAG GTGCCTCAGAGGACCTCATCTATCGCCACTGCCCTTAACACCAGTGGGGCCGGAGGATCCCGGCCAGCCCAGGCAGTCCGTGCCAG ACCTCGCAGCAACTCCGCCTGGCAAATCTATCTGCAAAGGCGGGCAGAGCGGGGCACCCCAAAGCCTCCAGGGCCCCCTGCTCAGCCCCCTGGCCCGCCCAACGCCTCTAG TAACCCCGACCTCAGGAGGAGCGACCCTGGCTGGGAACGCTCGGACAGTGTCCTCCCGGCCTCGCACGGGCACCTCCCCCAGGCCGGCTCACTGGAGCGGAACCGCGTGGGAG CCTCCTCCAAACTGGACAGCTCCCCAGTGCTCTCTCCTGGGAATAAAGCCAAGCCCGATGACCACCGCTCGCGGCCAGGCCGGCCCGCA AGCTATAAGCGAGCAATTGGTGAG GACTTCGTGTTGCTGAAAGAGCGGACCCTGGACGAggcccctcggcctcccaagaaggCCATGGACTACTCATCGTCCAGCGAGGAGGTGGAGAGCAGTGAGGATGACGAGGAGGAAGGCGAAGGCGGGCCATCAGAGGGGAGCAGAGACACCCCTGGGGGCCG CAGCGATGGGGATACAGACAGCGTCAGCACCATGGTGGTCCACGACGTCGAGGAGATCACCGGGACCCAGCCCCCATACGGGGGCGGCACCATGGTGGTCCAGCGT ACCCCTGAAGAGGAGCGGAACCTGCTGCATGCTGACAGCAACGGGTATACAAACCTGCCTGACGTGGTGCAGCCCAGCCACTCACCCACCGAGAACAGCAAAGGCCAAAGCCCGCCCTCGAAGGATGGGAGCAGTGAC TACCAGTCTCGTGGGCTGGTAAAGGCCCCTGGCAAGAGCTCGTTCACGATGTTTGTGGATTTAGGGATCTACCAGCCTGGAGGCAGTGGGGACACCATCCCCATCACAG CCCTAGTGGGTGGAGAGGGCACTCGGCTCGACCAGCTGCAGTACGACGTGAGGAAGGGCTCTGTGGTCAACGTGAATCCCACCAACACCCGGGCCCACAGTGAGACCCCTGAGATCCGGAAGTACAAGAAGCGATTCAACTCTGAGATCCTGTGTGCAGCCCTTTGGG GGGTCAACCTGCTGGTGGGCACGGAGAACGGGCTGATGTTGCTGGACCGAAGTGGGCAGGGCAAGGTGTACGGACTCATTGGGCGGCGACGCTTCCAGCAGATGGACGTGCTGGAGGGGCTCAACCTGCTCATCACCATCTCAG GGAAAAGGAACAAACTGCGGGTGTATTACCTGTCTTGGCTCCGGAACAAGATTCTGCACAATGACCCAGAGGTGGAGAAGAAGCAGGGCTGGACCACCGTCGGGGACATGGAGGGCTGCGGGCACTACCGTGTCG TGAAATACGAGCGGATTAAGTTCCTGGTCATCGCCCTCAAGAGCTCCGTGGAGGTGTACGCCTGGGCCCCGAAACCCTACCACAAATTCATGGCCTTCAAG TCCTTTGCCGACCTCCCTCACCGCCCTCTGCTGGTCGACCTGACAGTAGAGGAGGGGCAGCGGCTCAAGGTCATCTATGGCTCCAGTGCTGGCTTCCATGCTGTGGATGTCGACTCGGGGAACAGCTATGACATCTACATCCCTGTGCAC ATCCAGAGCCAGATCACGCCCCATGCCATCATTTTCCTCCCCAACACCGACGGCATGGAGATGCTGCTGTGCTACGAGGACGAGGGTGTCTACGTCAACACGTACGGGCGGATCATTAAGGATGTGGTGCTGCAGTGGGGAGAGATGCCCACCTCTGTGG CCTACATCTGCTCCAACCAGATAATGGGCTGGGGTGAGAAAGCCATTGAGATCCGCTCTGTGGAGACGGGCCACCTGGACGGGGTCTTCATGCACAAACGAGCCCAGAGGCTCAAGTTCCTGTGTGAGCGGAATGACAAG GTGTTTTTTGCCTCAGTCCGCTCTGGGGGCAGCAGCCAAGTTTACTTCATGACTCTGAACCGTAACTGCATCATGAACTGGTGA
- the MINK1 gene encoding misshapen-like kinase 1 isoform X33 → MLKKYSHHRNIATYYGAFIKKSPPGNDDQLWLVMEFCGAGSVTDLVKNTKGNALKEDCIAYICREILRGLAHLHAHKVIHRDIKGQNVLLTENAEVKLVDFGVSAQLDRTVGRRNTFIGTPYWMAPEVIACDENPDATYDYRSDIWSLGITAIEMAEGAPPLCDMHPMRALFLIPRNPPPRLKSKKWSKKFIDFIDTCLIKTYLSRPPTEQLLKFPFIRDQPTERQVRIQLKDHIDRSRKKREETEYEYSGSEEEDDSHGEEGEPSSIMNVPGESTLRREFLRLQQENKSNSEALKQQQQLQQQQQRDPEAHIKHLLHQRQRRIEEQKEERRRVEEQQRREREQRKLQEKEQQRRLEDMQVLRREEERRQAEREQEYKRKQLEEQRQSERLQRQLQQEHAYLKSLQQQQQQQQLQKQQQQQLLPGDRKPLYHYGRGMNPADKPAWAREVEERTRMNKQQNSPLAKSKPSSTGPEPSIPQASPGPAGPLSQTPPMQRPVEPQEGPHKSLVAHRVPLKPYAAPVPRSQSLQDQPTRNLAAFPASHDPDPAIPAPTATPSARGAVIRQNSDPTSEGPGPSPNPPAWVRPDNEAPPKVPQRTSSIATALNTSGAGGSRPAQAVRARPRSNSAWQIYLQRRAERGTPKPPGPPAQPPGPPNASSNPDLRRSDPGWERSDSVLPASHGHLPQAGSLERNRVGASSKLDSSPVLSPGNKAKPDDHRSRPGRPASYKRAIGEDFVLLKERTLDEAPRPPKKAMDYSSSSEEVESSEDDEEEGEGGPSEGSRDTPGGRSDGDTDSVSTMVVHDVEEITGTQPPYGGGTMVVQRTPEEERNLLHADSNGYTNLPDVVQPSHSPTENSKGQSPPSKDGSSDYQSRGLVKAPGKSSFTMFVDLGIYQPGGSGDTIPITALVGGEGTRLDQLQYDVRKGSVVNVNPTNTRAHSETPEIRKYKKRFNSEILCAALWGVNLLVGTENGLMLLDRSGQGKVYGLIGRRRFQQMDVLEGLNLLITISGKRNKLRVYYLSWLRNKILHNDPEVEKKQGWTTVGDMEGCGHYRVVKYERIKFLVIALKSSVEVYAWAPKPYHKFMAFKSFADLPHRPLLVDLTVEEGQRLKVIYGSSAGFHAVDVDSGNSYDIYIPVHIQSQITPHAIIFLPNTDGMEMLLCYEDEGVYVNTYGRIIKDVVLQWGEMPTSVAYICSNQIMGWGEKAIEIRSVETGHLDGVFMHKRAQRLKFLCERNDKVFFASVRSGGSSQVYFMTLNRNCIMNW, encoded by the exons ATGCTGAAAAAATACTCTCATCACCGCAACATTGCCACCTACTATGGAGCCTTCATCAAGAAGAGCCCCCCGGGAAACGATGACCAGCTCTGG CTGGTGATGGAGTTCTGTGGTGCTGGTTCAGTGACTGACCTGGTGAAGAACACGAAAGGAAACGCCCTGAAGGAGGACTGTATCGCCTACATCTGCAGGGAGATCCTCAGG GGTCTGGCCCATCTCCATGCCCACAAGGTCATCCATCGAGACATCAAGGGGCAGAATGTGCTGCTGACAGAGAATGCTGAGGTCAAGCTAG TGGATTTTGGGGTGAGTGCTCAGCTGGACCGCACCGTGGGCAGACGGAACACTTTCATTGGGACTCCCTACTGGATGGCTCCAGAGGTCATCGCCTGTGATGAGAACCCCGATGCCACCTACGATTACAGG AGTGACATTTGGTCTCTAGGAATCACAGCCATCGAGATGGCAGAGGGAGCCCCCC CTCTGTGTGACATGCACCCCATGCGGGCCCTCTTCCTCATTCCTCGGAACCCTCCGCCCAGACTCAAGTCCAAGAAGTG GTCTAAGAAGTTCATTGACTTCATTGACACATGTCTCATCAAGACTTACCTGAGCCGCCCACCCACGGAGCAGCTGCTGAAGTTTCCCTTCATCCGGGACCAGCCCACGGAGCGGCAGGTCCGCATCCAGCTTAAGGACCACATTGACCGATCCCGGAAGAAGCGGG AGGAGACAGAATATGAGTACAGCGGCAGCGAGGAGGAAGACGACAGCCATGGAGAGGAAGGAGAGCCAAG CTCCATCATGAACGTGCCTGGAGAGTCGACTCTACGCCGGGAATTTCTCCGCCTCCAGCAGGAAAATAAGAGCAACTCAGAGGCTttaaaacagcagcagcagctgcagcagcagcagcagcgagACCCCGAGGCACACATCAAACACCTGCTGCACCAGCGGCAGAGGCGCATAGAGGAGCAGAAGGAGGAGCGGCGCCGCGTGGAGGAG CAACAGCGGCGGGAGCGGGAGCAGCGGAAGCTGCAGGAGAAGGAGCAGCAGCGGCGGCTGGAGGACATGCAGGTTCTGCGGCGGGAGGAGGAGCGGCGGCAGGCGGAGCGCGAGCAG GAATACAAGCGGAAGCAGCTGGAGGAGCAGCGGCAGTCAGAGCGTCTCCAGAGGcagctgcagcaggagcatgCCTACCTCAAGTCcctgcagcagcagcaacagcagcagcagcttcagaaacagcagcagcagcagctcctgcCCGGGGACAGGAAGCCCCTGTACCATTATGGTCGGGGCATGAATCCCGCTGACAAACCAGCCTGGGCCCGAGAG GTAGAAGAGAGAACAAGGATGAACAAGCAGCAGAACTCTCCCTTGGCCAAGAGCAAGCCAAGCAGCACGGGGCCTGAGCCCTCCATCCCCCAGGCCTCCCCCGGGCCTGCAGGACCCCTTTCCCAGACTCCTCCTATGCAGAGGCCGGTGGAGCCCCAGGAGGGACCGCACAAG AGCCTGGTGGCGCACCGGGTCCCACTGAAGCCATATGCAGCACCTGTGCCCCGATCCCAGTCCCTGCAGGACCAGCCCACCCGAAACCTGGCTGCCTTCCCAGCCTCCCATGACCCCGACCCTGCCATCCCTGCACCCACTGCCACGCCCAGTGCCCGAGGAGCTGTCATCCGCCAGAATTCAGACCCCACCTCTGAAGGACCTGGCCCCAGCCCGAACCCCCCAGCCTGGGTCCGCCCAGATAACGAGGCCCCACCCAAG GTGCCTCAGAGGACCTCATCTATCGCCACTGCCCTTAACACCAGTGGGGCCGGAGGATCCCGGCCAGCCCAGGCAGTCCGTGCCAG ACCTCGCAGCAACTCCGCCTGGCAAATCTATCTGCAAAGGCGGGCAGAGCGGGGCACCCCAAAGCCTCCAGGGCCCCCTGCTCAGCCCCCTGGCCCGCCCAACGCCTCTAG TAACCCCGACCTCAGGAGGAGCGACCCTGGCTGGGAACGCTCGGACAGTGTCCTCCCGGCCTCGCACGGGCACCTCCCCCAGGCCGGCTCACTGGAGCGGAACCGCGTGGGAG CCTCCTCCAAACTGGACAGCTCCCCAGTGCTCTCTCCTGGGAATAAAGCCAAGCCCGATGACCACCGCTCGCGGCCAGGCCGGCCCGCA AGCTATAAGCGAGCAATTGGTGAG GACTTCGTGTTGCTGAAAGAGCGGACCCTGGACGAggcccctcggcctcccaagaaggCCATGGACTACTCATCGTCCAGCGAGGAGGTGGAGAGCAGTGAGGATGACGAGGAGGAAGGCGAAGGCGGGCCATCAGAGGGGAGCAGAGACACCCCTGGGGGCCG CAGCGATGGGGATACAGACAGCGTCAGCACCATGGTGGTCCACGACGTCGAGGAGATCACCGGGACCCAGCCCCCATACGGGGGCGGCACCATGGTGGTCCAGCGT ACCCCTGAAGAGGAGCGGAACCTGCTGCATGCTGACAGCAACGGGTATACAAACCTGCCTGACGTGGTGCAGCCCAGCCACTCACCCACCGAGAACAGCAAAGGCCAAAGCCCGCCCTCGAAGGATGGGAGCAGTGAC TACCAGTCTCGTGGGCTGGTAAAGGCCCCTGGCAAGAGCTCGTTCACGATGTTTGTGGATTTAGGGATCTACCAGCCTGGAGGCAGTGGGGACACCATCCCCATCACAG CCCTAGTGGGTGGAGAGGGCACTCGGCTCGACCAGCTGCAGTACGACGTGAGGAAGGGCTCTGTGGTCAACGTGAATCCCACCAACACCCGGGCCCACAGTGAGACCCCTGAGATCCGGAAGTACAAGAAGCGATTCAACTCTGAGATCCTGTGTGCAGCCCTTTGGG GGGTCAACCTGCTGGTGGGCACGGAGAACGGGCTGATGTTGCTGGACCGAAGTGGGCAGGGCAAGGTGTACGGACTCATTGGGCGGCGACGCTTCCAGCAGATGGACGTGCTGGAGGGGCTCAACCTGCTCATCACCATCTCAG GGAAAAGGAACAAACTGCGGGTGTATTACCTGTCTTGGCTCCGGAACAAGATTCTGCACAATGACCCAGAGGTGGAGAAGAAGCAGGGCTGGACCACCGTCGGGGACATGGAGGGCTGCGGGCACTACCGTGTCG TGAAATACGAGCGGATTAAGTTCCTGGTCATCGCCCTCAAGAGCTCCGTGGAGGTGTACGCCTGGGCCCCGAAACCCTACCACAAATTCATGGCCTTCAAG TCCTTTGCCGACCTCCCTCACCGCCCTCTGCTGGTCGACCTGACAGTAGAGGAGGGGCAGCGGCTCAAGGTCATCTATGGCTCCAGTGCTGGCTTCCATGCTGTGGATGTCGACTCGGGGAACAGCTATGACATCTACATCCCTGTGCAC ATCCAGAGCCAGATCACGCCCCATGCCATCATTTTCCTCCCCAACACCGACGGCATGGAGATGCTGCTGTGCTACGAGGACGAGGGTGTCTACGTCAACACGTACGGGCGGATCATTAAGGATGTGGTGCTGCAGTGGGGAGAGATGCCCACCTCTGTGG CCTACATCTGCTCCAACCAGATAATGGGCTGGGGTGAGAAAGCCATTGAGATCCGCTCTGTGGAGACGGGCCACCTGGACGGGGTCTTCATGCACAAACGAGCCCAGAGGCTCAAGTTCCTGTGTGAGCGGAATGACAAG GTGTTTTTTGCCTCAGTCCGCTCTGGGGGCAGCAGCCAAGTTTACTTCATGACTCTGAACCGTAACTGCATCATGAACTGGTGA